GGATTGGTGCACGGTAGGTGGGCTCATGTTGGTTGAACTAAATTGAACCCAACCAGGAATAATGGAcatgaagattaaaataaaataaaaaaataaaataaaaataatgaagattatttttaaatacaaaatcagTTTTTCCTGACCTTCGATGGGAATCTTAGGTCCTATGGAGGCCGGAACTTTCATCATAACGGCAAACACACCCACTGAGTGTTGTGGCAGTGACACAGAGGAAGCAACAGTCTCCAGCAAGAGGCAAGTCAGAGAGCACAGCAGAAATGTGATGCTCAGCAGCTTCAGGGCTTCTACAGACACCCCTGTGCCAAGGCCAGATGGTTTTTCCCTTGGCTCTTTGCAAGCCTGCTTTGTCTGAAAAGTTAAAAACGATCATTTAGTTTTTTATTGCAAAACTACAGCTGTTAATGAACATAAAAATCCACTGACTGACACTGCTGAATCCTGAACACAGTTTCCCAAGCAAAAGACATTCTGCATCCAAGAAAGAACACAGGACAGAAATTTACTGAGCTTCAGCAGATGAGACACCTGCCGTTCCCTCCTAACCAGGTCCCCCTTCAGCCTTCTCCAGCTCAATGAGTGGGAAATGCTGTAAGTCGTTCAGGCCAAAATTGGTGTTTTCTTTGACTCCATTTTTTCAGTCCcacatcttttgtgtgtgtgttttgttttgttgttgagtttattactgcatgcatgctaagttgcttcagtcgtgtctgactctctgcgaccctgtggacagcagcccatcaagctcctctgtccatgggattctccaggcaagaatacaggagtgggttgccatttccttctcccgatAGGTACCTAGTCCCTGAAATTCTACTTGTGGTGTTAGTGCCCAGGGTTTATTTCTATATCAGCAAATAAGCAGTGTAAATGGTTAACCTCGTATAGATTTCACGGGATCAGGGGGCACAGTCCGTCATGGGGGTGGCCCAGGAATTCTGCAGTCAGTGCAGCTGATATGAAGGGAGTCACAGGTCACAAGAGTTTATAGCTTCCTGCTTTCTGCCATTTTTATGATGATTAGGGACCAAGTCCACTGACTACCACATAAGCAAATTCCATGCTGTGCAGTGGTAAGTTCCCATCACACATGTGCCTGTTTGAGTCAGCTTTGCTGATGAAACTTGGGAGAAAATAGAAGTATATTTTGCAGAAACTGTGTGGTTTGGGGTCTAACAGCTGATCTATCAGAAGAATTGGGTCGGCTTGGTCTCTAAAGTGTATCCATATCTTGCCACTTTTCACCATCTCCACTGCTACCCATCGTCTGTCTCTCTGCTATCATCCTTGCCTCTTTTCAACTTCTTCTCCACTGAACAGCCAAGGAGATGTCACTTTGTTGTAAGTCAGATTGGGCCCTACAAACTGCCCTGAACTCATGTCTTATCATCTCCTTTTGATCACTCCACCTCAGTCTCATTTCCTCAAGAACAAGCCACGCACGCTCCTCTCTCTTTGGTTCACATGGGCTGCTCAGGTGCTCAATAATactttttttgaatgaataaatggatgggcAGACTTTTTTCATTGCTGGTCATCCCCACCCCCTTTTTACTTATTACATACAACCCGACAGTCTAGAAAAGTTTAGTTATGAAAAGATACCATTTTCTCAGCCATCCTTGCTGCTAGCAATGGCTACAGGCCCCACTTTTGGACACTGAAGCATAATGGAGATTTGATCGGTGGCTTCCGGGAAAACTTTCTGCTGTCTTGGGAAAAGATATGATGCTACCGTTTACCATTTATGCTGCCTTGAACATTCTCTAAGTGTTACCTGAACTGGAGGAGTCATCTTGTGATCAGCAGGAAAATGACCTGGATTTGGCTCTGACAATTTTAGGCCATGAAACCTACACCTTTATCTGCCCACCTCTCAACtgctagctctgtgaaaaataaacTCGTATCTGAGCTTTCTATTACTTAAGACATTTACAACTGATACACTCATCCACTGCTGAGACCTGTGTCAGGTAGGGAGGTGAAGAAGCCAGTGAATCTGGCCTCAGTCTTCAGAAGAAGCTGACCTGAGCCTTCTTTTAAGGCTTCTGAAATTCCAAATAGAATTCTCTTCCCTTTTATGATATCATTGACTGCACTTGACCTTCCCCCAGTCTCTATCTGACAACTAAGCATACAGATGTTTTCTTCAGTCTATGTGGAAACATCTGTGCTGATACTAAAACCCATCCTTATGGTAGCCGTATCCTCTCGGGCTTGAAGAATTCTAAGATATTTTGTTTGCCACATGGCATCAACTACACCATAAAATAGTGCATATATGGCAGTTTAATAGATGGCATTTCATTTCAGTGGGGAAAAAGGGATGGTTTAATACGATGATTGGTTATTCATTTGAATGTACTGACTGAAGTTAGagtcatacacacaaaaaaaattctaGATGGATCAAAGACTAAACAAAAATAGAACCATACACATGTTGGAATAAAACATGAGTTTCTGTAATATTGGTATGAAAAAATTTACTCTGAACATGTCGTAAAACCCCAAAGCCATAGGTGTAACTACTGATAATTTTATTGCATAAAAATGTAAAGCTTTCATACAGAAAAACATTGTAAAGAAAGATCAAACATTAATGACAAATTAAGTGAAAAATTCCATAACATGTAAGATAAATAATAGGTTAATGTTAACGTACAAAGAACTGTTGTTacaaatcaaatttttaaaaaggatgatcAGATCCATAGAACTGGCATAAATGATGTATTAGTCAGAAAagcaatggataaataaattgtcctgaatattcatcggaaggactgatactgaagctgaaactccaatactttggccacctgatgcaaagaactgactcatttgaaaagaccctgatgctgggaagattgaaagcgggaggagaatgggacaacagaggatgagatggttggatggcatgactgactcaatggacacaaactctgggagttgatgatggacagggaggcctggcgtgctgtagtccatggggttgcaaaaagtcggacacgactgagcaactgaactgaactgaaataaattgtAATGTATAATGGATtgaaagtgaacgtgaaagtcactcagtcgtgtccaactttttgcaactccatggaattctccaggccagaatactggagtgggtagccttttccttctccaggggatctttccaacccagggatcaaacccaggtctcccacactgcaggcagattgcaCTCagattaccagctgagccacaagggaagccataatGGATTACTATACAGCAATTAAAATAAGCCACTAGGAAATATATACAAGGGTTTTTTCCTGTTTGGAGCTGTTTCGAATAGTGCTGCCCTGTCTCTTGTTTCACGTGGCAATTCTGGGTCTAGGTCATTACCCAACAGAATTGTCATAGGGTATCTGTATGCTCAACTTTTGTAAATAATGtcagattgttttccaaaataattataccagtttgagtttatttttgtatattgtatgaggaaatgttctaatttcattcttttacatgtagctgtccaattttgccacaccacttattgaagagactatgttttgcccattgtatattattgcctcttttgtcaaagataaggtgcccacagGCACATTACTTTATTTCTAGGCTATCTATCCTGTTGCattagtctatatttctgtttttgtgccagtactatactgttttgatgactgtaactttgtaatacagtctgaagtcagggagcctgattcctccagttttgctctttttttctcaagattgttttggctgttcatggtcttttgtgtttccacataaattttagagttgtttgttctagttctggaaaaatgccatgggtattttgataaagattgccttaaatttgtagattgccttgggtagcatggtcattttaacaatattaatgtttccaatccatgaacacagtgtcTTTTGTCCATCTGTCTGTGTCATCTTCAAATTCTTTTATCAGGGTCTTGTAGGTTTCTGAGTACAGGTCCTCCATTAGCCAAAGCATTTGGGGGACAAATGAAACCACTAAAGTCCTAAAAGTGATCCCAGGACATCTTGGCGATACAAGTGCAGCATCTACCTCTCAAATCCACTCATTTCTTACATTAGGCTCACCAGATTCTGCCACACCTTCTCCAGGATTCTGGTTGGTCACAACTTCTAGAAAACGTATAAAAGGGGGATTAGTGGGATGTGCCAGAGCCCAGACTGCTGCCTTAATCCTAAGAGATGCCTGAATGAATCACTTGAGTGCCAAGCATATTTGTCTTTGCTTTTCCTATGTAGCAGCCACTCTGAATACTCAGAAACATCAGGGTTTATTACTCTTTCTAAAGTGGAAACTCCCATctgtgagaaaagaaagagaacagtGCTAATGGGTGTCAAGATTAaacatgtctctctctctctctctgctactGGATCAAGGTTacacttctaatttttttaaatgttaacttcACCTCATAAATTATATCACTTTTTGCTGCAATTTACATGAAATCTGGTTTTCTAACTCACTCGGTTGTTTTTCTAAGCTGTCTATCTTGCCATTCAGTGGCTCAATTTCTTTCTGTAAAAttccattagttcagttcagttcagttcagtcgttcatcatgtccaactctttgcgaccccatgaatcgcagcacgccaggcctccctgtccatcaccaactcacagaattcactcagactcatgttcatcgagtcagtgatgccatccaaccatctcatcctttgtcgtccccttctcctcctgcccccaatccctcccagcatcagagtcttttccaaagagtcaactctttgcatgaggtggccaaagtattggagtttcagctttagcatcagtccttccaatgaacacccaggactgatctcctttaggatggactggttggatctccttgcagtccaagggactctcaagagtcttctccaacaccacagttgaaaagcatcaattctttggcgctcagctttcttcacagtccaactttcacatccgtacatgaccaatggaaaaacagccttgactagacagacctttgttggcaaaataatgtctctgcttttgaatatgctatctaggttggtcataactttccttccaaggagtaacggtcttttaatttcatggctgcaatcaccatctgcagtgattttggagcccccccaaaataaagcctgacactgtttccactgtttccccatctttttcctgtgaagtgatggaaccagatgccatgatcttagctttctgaatgttgagcttgaag
This genomic interval from Bos indicus x Bos taurus breed Angus x Brahman F1 hybrid chromosome X, Bos_hybrid_MaternalHap_v2.0, whole genome shotgun sequence contains the following:
- the SMIM9 gene encoding small integral membrane protein 9 — translated: MTPPVQTKQACKEPREKPSGLGTGVSVEALKLLSITFLLCSLTCLLLETVASSVSLPQHSVGVFAVMMKVPASIGPKIPIEENSRSWLSNFKDYLCNLIRSHIPPAAIFIFLIMSAVLGILCCLT